In a genomic window of Tamandua tetradactyla isolate mTamTet1 chromosome 17, mTamTet1.pri, whole genome shotgun sequence:
- the LMAN2L gene encoding VIP36-like protein isoform X1 — MAPAVAAPGCWPRGGRRRAAPEGPSMWLLLLWLGSGSGPQPVGAGQTFEYLKREHSLSKPYQGVGTGSSSLWNLMGHAMVMTQYIRLTPDMQSKQGALWNRVPCFLRDWELQVHFKIHGQGKKNLHGDGLAIWYTKDRMQPGPVFGNMDKFVGLGVFVDTYPNEEKQQEAQKRRYSPGVQRVFPYISAMVNNGSLSYDHERDGRPTELGGCTAIVRNLHYDTFLVIRYVKRHLTIMMDIDGKHEWRDCIEVPGVRLPRGYYFGTSSITGDLSDNHDVISLKLFELTVERTPEEERLHRDVFLPSVDNLKLPELTAPLAPLSGLALFLIVFFSLVFSVFAIVIGIILYNKWQEQSRKRFY; from the exons ATGGCGCCGGCTGTGGCAGCCCCTGGGTGCTGGCCGCGGGGCGGGCGGCGTCGGGCGGCTCCGGAAGGGCCCAGCATGTGGCTCCTTCTCCTCTGGTTGGGGTCTGGGTCAGGGCCGCAGCCGGTCGGCGCGGGTCAGACGTTCGAGTACTTGAAGCGGGAGCACTCGCTGTCGAAGCCGTACCAGG GTGTGGGCACGGGCAGTTCCTCCCTGTGGAATCTGATGGGCCATGCCATGGTGATGACCCAGTATATCCGCCTCACCCCAGATATGCAAAGTAAACAGGGTGCCCTGTGGAACCGCGTG CCGTGTTTCCTGAGAGACTGGGAATTACAGGTTCACTTCAAAATTCACGGGCAAGGGAAGAAGAACCTGCACGGAGACGGCTTGGCAATCTGGTACACCAAAGATCGGATGCAGCCAG gGCCTGTGTTTGGAAACATGGACAAATTTGTGGGGCTGGGAGTATTTGTAGACACCTACCCCAATGAGGAGAAGCAGCAAGAG GCCCAGAAGAGGCGTTATTCTCCAGGAGTTCAG CGGGTATTCCCCTATATCTCAGCCATGGTGAACAATGGCTCCCTGAGCTATGATCATGAGCGGGATGGGCGGCCTACAGAGTTGGGGGGCTGCACAGCCATTGTCCGCAATCTCCATTATGACACCTTCCTTGTGATTCGCTATGTCAAGAGACATTTGACG ATAATGATGGACATTGATGGCAAGCATGAGTGGAGGGACTGCATCGAGGTGCCTGGGGTCCGCCTGCCCCGGGGCTACTACTTCGGCACCTCCTCCATCACTGGGGATCTCTCAG ATAATCATGACGTCATCTCCCTGAAGCTGTTTGAGCTGACGGTGGAGAGAACCCCGGAAGAGGAGAGGCTGCACCGGGATGTGTTCTTGCCTTCGGTGGACAACCTGAAGCTCCCCGAGT TGACAGCCCCCCTGGCACCTCTGAGTGGCCTGGCCCTCTTCCTCATCGTCTTTTTCTCTCTGGTGTTTTCTGTGTTTGCCATCGTCATTGGTATCATTCTCTACAACAAATGGCAGGAGCAGAGCCGAAAGCGCTTCTATTGA
- the LMAN2L gene encoding VIP36-like protein isoform X4: MAPAVAAPGCWPRGGRRRAAPEGPSMWLLLLWLGSGSGPQPVGAGQTFEYLKREHSLSKPYQGVGTGSSSLWNLMGHAMVMTQYIRLTPDMQSKQGALWNRVPCFLRDWELQVHFKIHGQGKKNLHGDGLAIWYTKDRMQPGPVFGNMDKFVGLGVFVDTYPNEEKQQEIMMDIDGKHEWRDCIEVPGVRLPRGYYFGTSSITGDLSDNHDVISLKLFELTVERTPEEERLHRDVFLPSVDNLKLPELTAPLAPLSGLALFLIVFFSLVFSVFAIVIGIILYNKWQEQSRKRFY; encoded by the exons ATGGCGCCGGCTGTGGCAGCCCCTGGGTGCTGGCCGCGGGGCGGGCGGCGTCGGGCGGCTCCGGAAGGGCCCAGCATGTGGCTCCTTCTCCTCTGGTTGGGGTCTGGGTCAGGGCCGCAGCCGGTCGGCGCGGGTCAGACGTTCGAGTACTTGAAGCGGGAGCACTCGCTGTCGAAGCCGTACCAGG GTGTGGGCACGGGCAGTTCCTCCCTGTGGAATCTGATGGGCCATGCCATGGTGATGACCCAGTATATCCGCCTCACCCCAGATATGCAAAGTAAACAGGGTGCCCTGTGGAACCGCGTG CCGTGTTTCCTGAGAGACTGGGAATTACAGGTTCACTTCAAAATTCACGGGCAAGGGAAGAAGAACCTGCACGGAGACGGCTTGGCAATCTGGTACACCAAAGATCGGATGCAGCCAG gGCCTGTGTTTGGAAACATGGACAAATTTGTGGGGCTGGGAGTATTTGTAGACACCTACCCCAATGAGGAGAAGCAGCAAGAG ATAATGATGGACATTGATGGCAAGCATGAGTGGAGGGACTGCATCGAGGTGCCTGGGGTCCGCCTGCCCCGGGGCTACTACTTCGGCACCTCCTCCATCACTGGGGATCTCTCAG ATAATCATGACGTCATCTCCCTGAAGCTGTTTGAGCTGACGGTGGAGAGAACCCCGGAAGAGGAGAGGCTGCACCGGGATGTGTTCTTGCCTTCGGTGGACAACCTGAAGCTCCCCGAGT TGACAGCCCCCCTGGCACCTCTGAGTGGCCTGGCCCTCTTCCTCATCGTCTTTTTCTCTCTGGTGTTTTCTGTGTTTGCCATCGTCATTGGTATCATTCTCTACAACAAATGGCAGGAGCAGAGCCGAAAGCGCTTCTATTGA
- the LMAN2L gene encoding VIP36-like protein isoform X3: protein MAPAVAAPGCWPRGGRRRAAPEGPSMWLLLLWLGSGSGPQPVGAGQTFEYLKREHSLSKPYQGVGTGSSSLWNLMGHAMVMTQYIRLTPDMQSKQGALWNRVPCFLRDWELQVHFKIHGQGKKNLHGDGLAIWYTKDRMQPGPVFGNMDKFVGLGVFVDTYPNEEKQQEAQKRRYSPGVQIMMDIDGKHEWRDCIEVPGVRLPRGYYFGTSSITGDLSDNHDVISLKLFELTVERTPEEERLHRDVFLPSVDNLKLPELTAPLAPLSGLALFLIVFFSLVFSVFAIVIGIILYNKWQEQSRKRFY from the exons ATGGCGCCGGCTGTGGCAGCCCCTGGGTGCTGGCCGCGGGGCGGGCGGCGTCGGGCGGCTCCGGAAGGGCCCAGCATGTGGCTCCTTCTCCTCTGGTTGGGGTCTGGGTCAGGGCCGCAGCCGGTCGGCGCGGGTCAGACGTTCGAGTACTTGAAGCGGGAGCACTCGCTGTCGAAGCCGTACCAGG GTGTGGGCACGGGCAGTTCCTCCCTGTGGAATCTGATGGGCCATGCCATGGTGATGACCCAGTATATCCGCCTCACCCCAGATATGCAAAGTAAACAGGGTGCCCTGTGGAACCGCGTG CCGTGTTTCCTGAGAGACTGGGAATTACAGGTTCACTTCAAAATTCACGGGCAAGGGAAGAAGAACCTGCACGGAGACGGCTTGGCAATCTGGTACACCAAAGATCGGATGCAGCCAG gGCCTGTGTTTGGAAACATGGACAAATTTGTGGGGCTGGGAGTATTTGTAGACACCTACCCCAATGAGGAGAAGCAGCAAGAG GCCCAGAAGAGGCGTTATTCTCCAGGAGTTCAG ATAATGATGGACATTGATGGCAAGCATGAGTGGAGGGACTGCATCGAGGTGCCTGGGGTCCGCCTGCCCCGGGGCTACTACTTCGGCACCTCCTCCATCACTGGGGATCTCTCAG ATAATCATGACGTCATCTCCCTGAAGCTGTTTGAGCTGACGGTGGAGAGAACCCCGGAAGAGGAGAGGCTGCACCGGGATGTGTTCTTGCCTTCGGTGGACAACCTGAAGCTCCCCGAGT TGACAGCCCCCCTGGCACCTCTGAGTGGCCTGGCCCTCTTCCTCATCGTCTTTTTCTCTCTGGTGTTTTCTGTGTTTGCCATCGTCATTGGTATCATTCTCTACAACAAATGGCAGGAGCAGAGCCGAAAGCGCTTCTATTGA
- the LMAN2L gene encoding VIP36-like protein isoform X5, with the protein MPCFLRDWELQVHFKIHGQGKKNLHGDGLAIWYTKDRMQPGPVFGNMDKFVGLGVFVDTYPNEEKQQEAQKRRYSPGVQRVFPYISAMVNNGSLSYDHERDGRPTELGGCTAIVRNLHYDTFLVIRYVKRHLTIMMDIDGKHEWRDCIEVPGVRLPRGYYFGTSSITGDLSDNHDVISLKLFELTVERTPEEERLHRDVFLPSVDNLKLPELTAPLAPLSGLALFLIVFFSLVFSVFAIVIGIILYNKWQEQSRKRFY; encoded by the exons ATG CCGTGTTTCCTGAGAGACTGGGAATTACAGGTTCACTTCAAAATTCACGGGCAAGGGAAGAAGAACCTGCACGGAGACGGCTTGGCAATCTGGTACACCAAAGATCGGATGCAGCCAG gGCCTGTGTTTGGAAACATGGACAAATTTGTGGGGCTGGGAGTATTTGTAGACACCTACCCCAATGAGGAGAAGCAGCAAGAG GCCCAGAAGAGGCGTTATTCTCCAGGAGTTCAG CGGGTATTCCCCTATATCTCAGCCATGGTGAACAATGGCTCCCTGAGCTATGATCATGAGCGGGATGGGCGGCCTACAGAGTTGGGGGGCTGCACAGCCATTGTCCGCAATCTCCATTATGACACCTTCCTTGTGATTCGCTATGTCAAGAGACATTTGACG ATAATGATGGACATTGATGGCAAGCATGAGTGGAGGGACTGCATCGAGGTGCCTGGGGTCCGCCTGCCCCGGGGCTACTACTTCGGCACCTCCTCCATCACTGGGGATCTCTCAG ATAATCATGACGTCATCTCCCTGAAGCTGTTTGAGCTGACGGTGGAGAGAACCCCGGAAGAGGAGAGGCTGCACCGGGATGTGTTCTTGCCTTCGGTGGACAACCTGAAGCTCCCCGAGT TGACAGCCCCCCTGGCACCTCTGAGTGGCCTGGCCCTCTTCCTCATCGTCTTTTTCTCTCTGGTGTTTTCTGTGTTTGCCATCGTCATTGGTATCATTCTCTACAACAAATGGCAGGAGCAGAGCCGAAAGCGCTTCTATTGA
- the LMAN2L gene encoding VIP36-like protein isoform X2 — translation MAPAVAAPGCWPRGGRRRAAPEGPSMWLLLLWLGSGSGPQPVGAGQTFEYLKREHSLSKPYQGVGTGSSSLWNLMGHAMVMTQYIRLTPDMQSKQGALWNRVPCFLRDWELQVHFKIHGQGKKNLHGDGLAIWYTKDRMQPGPVFGNMDKFVGLGVFVDTYPNEEKQQERVFPYISAMVNNGSLSYDHERDGRPTELGGCTAIVRNLHYDTFLVIRYVKRHLTIMMDIDGKHEWRDCIEVPGVRLPRGYYFGTSSITGDLSDNHDVISLKLFELTVERTPEEERLHRDVFLPSVDNLKLPELTAPLAPLSGLALFLIVFFSLVFSVFAIVIGIILYNKWQEQSRKRFY, via the exons ATGGCGCCGGCTGTGGCAGCCCCTGGGTGCTGGCCGCGGGGCGGGCGGCGTCGGGCGGCTCCGGAAGGGCCCAGCATGTGGCTCCTTCTCCTCTGGTTGGGGTCTGGGTCAGGGCCGCAGCCGGTCGGCGCGGGTCAGACGTTCGAGTACTTGAAGCGGGAGCACTCGCTGTCGAAGCCGTACCAGG GTGTGGGCACGGGCAGTTCCTCCCTGTGGAATCTGATGGGCCATGCCATGGTGATGACCCAGTATATCCGCCTCACCCCAGATATGCAAAGTAAACAGGGTGCCCTGTGGAACCGCGTG CCGTGTTTCCTGAGAGACTGGGAATTACAGGTTCACTTCAAAATTCACGGGCAAGGGAAGAAGAACCTGCACGGAGACGGCTTGGCAATCTGGTACACCAAAGATCGGATGCAGCCAG gGCCTGTGTTTGGAAACATGGACAAATTTGTGGGGCTGGGAGTATTTGTAGACACCTACCCCAATGAGGAGAAGCAGCAAGAG CGGGTATTCCCCTATATCTCAGCCATGGTGAACAATGGCTCCCTGAGCTATGATCATGAGCGGGATGGGCGGCCTACAGAGTTGGGGGGCTGCACAGCCATTGTCCGCAATCTCCATTATGACACCTTCCTTGTGATTCGCTATGTCAAGAGACATTTGACG ATAATGATGGACATTGATGGCAAGCATGAGTGGAGGGACTGCATCGAGGTGCCTGGGGTCCGCCTGCCCCGGGGCTACTACTTCGGCACCTCCTCCATCACTGGGGATCTCTCAG ATAATCATGACGTCATCTCCCTGAAGCTGTTTGAGCTGACGGTGGAGAGAACCCCGGAAGAGGAGAGGCTGCACCGGGATGTGTTCTTGCCTTCGGTGGACAACCTGAAGCTCCCCGAGT TGACAGCCCCCCTGGCACCTCTGAGTGGCCTGGCCCTCTTCCTCATCGTCTTTTTCTCTCTGGTGTTTTCTGTGTTTGCCATCGTCATTGGTATCATTCTCTACAACAAATGGCAGGAGCAGAGCCGAAAGCGCTTCTATTGA